One segment of Fimbriiglobus ruber DNA contains the following:
- a CDS encoding carboxypeptidase-like regulatory domain-containing protein, whose protein sequence is MRRLWFAAAAAMLAAAGGCGDGLKRVSVQGKLTAGGQPLAGATVQFIPSNAVAGEGGIGRTDADGAFTLTGSRNGAKGVVPGQYKVRVSRLVARDGTALPPDAKQADNPGCRESVPAKYTSVDGSPLNATVPEAGGALTIEIPEPLAGKK, encoded by the coding sequence ATGAGGCGACTTTGGTTCGCCGCGGCGGCCGCGATGCTCGCGGCCGCCGGCGGCTGTGGCGACGGGCTGAAGCGGGTGTCGGTGCAGGGCAAACTCACCGCCGGCGGCCAACCGCTCGCCGGCGCCACCGTGCAGTTCATTCCCTCGAACGCGGTCGCCGGGGAGGGTGGGATCGGCCGGACGGACGCCGACGGCGCCTTCACTCTGACCGGCTCGCGAAACGGGGCCAAGGGGGTCGTCCCCGGCCAGTACAAGGTCCGGGTCAGCCGGCTGGTCGCCCGCGACGGCACGGCCCTACCGCCCGACGCCAAGCAGGCCGACAACCCCGGTTGCCGCGAGTCGGTCCCCGCGAAGTACACGTCCGTGGACGGGTCGCCCCTGAACGCCACGGTTCCCGAGGCGGGCGGGGCTTTGACCATCGAGATCCCGGAGCCGCTGGCCGGGAAGAAGTAA
- a CDS encoding DUF1501 domain-containing protein — MPAPVPDRVGCPEFRQSLRRPDRRGFLHAGALGVGGLSLADVLRADARSPSARPNSLILLWMRGGPSHIDMWDPKPDAPAEYRGEFGTKPSAVPGINLTDMLPLSGKIMSKWSIVRSLYHGDAGHSTGDQLCFTGYGPGPNPDENVHPSLGSIASKQLGHLNPKLPTYVMIPRSVPGAGSAYLGVAHKPFETQVDPAATGAPFKLPNFEMPAGVTVDRVGDRKGLLHDFDTLRRDLDASGQVDAMDRFQRNAWEIVTSPAAREAFDLDKEPKAIREEYGLMPAFDPKASNRCGCPNWAQRMLLARRLVEAGVRVVTVDLRWWDTHVKGFESLRDGFLPRWDRAYHALITDLDRRGLLATTLVLAWGEFGRTPKVNNDAGRDHYPNVFSGAFAGGPIKGGRVVGSSDEKGAFPKANPKTPLDVLATVYRHLGVDPNAQYLTSTGRPVSVLPDGKPIDELCD, encoded by the coding sequence ATGCCTGCCCCCGTACCCGACCGCGTCGGGTGTCCCGAATTTCGCCAATCCCTCCGCCGGCCGGACCGCCGTGGGTTTTTGCACGCCGGTGCCCTCGGCGTGGGCGGCCTGTCGCTCGCCGATGTCCTCCGCGCGGATGCGCGGTCGCCCAGCGCGCGGCCGAACTCACTGATCCTGCTCTGGATGCGCGGCGGGCCAAGTCACATTGATATGTGGGACCCGAAGCCGGACGCGCCGGCCGAATACCGCGGCGAATTCGGCACCAAGCCGTCCGCCGTTCCGGGGATCAACCTGACGGACATGCTCCCGCTCTCCGGGAAGATTATGTCCAAGTGGTCGATCGTCCGCAGCCTCTACCACGGCGACGCCGGCCACAGCACCGGCGACCAACTCTGCTTCACCGGCTACGGCCCCGGCCCGAACCCGGACGAGAACGTCCACCCGAGCCTGGGGTCTATCGCGTCCAAGCAGCTCGGCCACCTGAACCCGAAATTGCCGACCTACGTGATGATCCCCCGCTCCGTCCCGGGCGCCGGGTCGGCGTACCTCGGCGTCGCGCACAAGCCGTTCGAGACGCAGGTCGACCCGGCCGCGACCGGGGCGCCGTTCAAGCTGCCGAACTTCGAGATGCCCGCTGGCGTCACCGTCGACCGGGTCGGCGACCGCAAGGGGTTGCTCCACGATTTCGACACCCTCCGCCGCGACCTTGACGCGTCCGGCCAGGTCGACGCGATGGACCGCTTCCAGCGGAACGCGTGGGAAATCGTCACCTCCCCGGCCGCCCGAGAGGCGTTCGATTTGGACAAGGAACCGAAGGCGATCCGCGAAGAATACGGGCTCATGCCCGCGTTCGACCCGAAGGCGTCGAACCGGTGCGGCTGTCCGAACTGGGCCCAGCGGATGCTGCTCGCCCGGCGGTTGGTCGAAGCCGGCGTGCGGGTGGTGACGGTGGATTTGCGGTGGTGGGACACGCACGTCAAAGGGTTCGAGTCGCTCCGCGACGGGTTCCTGCCGCGGTGGGACCGGGCGTACCACGCCCTCATCACCGACCTCGACCGCCGCGGCCTGCTCGCGACGACGCTGGTGCTGGCCTGGGGCGAGTTCGGCCGCACGCCGAAGGTCAACAACGACGCCGGCCGCGACCACTACCCGAACGTGTTCAGTGGCGCCTTCGCCGGCGGGCCGATCAAGGGCGGCCGGGTGGTCGGTTCCTCGGACGAGAAGGGCGCGTTCCCCAAAGCCAACCCGAAGACGCCGCTGGACGTCCTCGCCACCGTCTACCGGCACCTCGGCGTCGACCCGAACGCCCAGTACCTGACCAGCACCGGCCGCCCCGTCAGCGTCCTGCCAGACGGCAAACCGATCGACGAACTGTGCGACTGA
- a CDS encoding ABC transporter permease, translating to MIEPLRTLSWSTWLGWQIESNWADLRLVLLYLVVKPICGSLMLVCMFFAVKYAAANGAVPTRVPPEFLPYIYVSNACYGLVGAVMFGMSYVVISDRESYRMLKYIFISPAQFQAYFVGRGLARALEGVVGGVITISAGLAVPEIRDALHFSSFDPLWLIVFLAIGTVMLWSCGMLLASAVLNMARNAMFLSEGIAGVIYFLSGVVFPISVLPPWLQAIGMALPTTYWLEGMRRAITGPPPPGSPLAASPLASWTNTELALALAGTTVVLVALSQWFYRWSVNRAWRNGRIEETTGM from the coding sequence ATGATCGAACCTCTGCGCACCCTGTCCTGGTCGACCTGGCTCGGTTGGCAAATCGAGTCCAACTGGGCCGACCTGCGGCTCGTCCTCTTGTACCTCGTCGTGAAACCGATCTGCGGCTCGCTGATGCTGGTCTGCATGTTCTTCGCGGTCAAGTACGCCGCGGCCAACGGTGCCGTGCCGACGCGGGTGCCGCCCGAGTTCTTGCCGTACATCTACGTGTCGAACGCGTGTTACGGCCTGGTCGGGGCGGTCATGTTCGGGATGAGTTACGTCGTCATCTCGGACCGCGAGAGCTACCGGATGCTGAAGTACATCTTCATCAGCCCGGCGCAGTTCCAGGCGTACTTCGTCGGCCGCGGCCTGGCGCGGGCGCTGGAGGGCGTGGTCGGCGGGGTGATTACGATCTCGGCCGGGTTGGCCGTCCCCGAGATCCGCGACGCCCTCCACTTCTCGTCCTTCGACCCCCTGTGGTTGATCGTCTTCCTGGCGATCGGAACGGTCATGCTCTGGTCGTGCGGGATGTTGCTGGCGTCCGCGGTGCTGAACATGGCCCGGAACGCGATGTTCCTGAGTGAAGGCATCGCCGGGGTGATTTACTTCCTGTCCGGCGTCGTGTTCCCTATCTCGGTCCTTCCGCCCTGGCTCCAGGCCATCGGCATGGCGCTGCCGACGACCTACTGGCTGGAGGGCATGCGCCGCGCGATCACCGGCCCGCCCCCGCCCGGTTCGCCCCTCGCCGCCTCGCCGCTCGCCTCGTGGACGAATACCGAGCTGGCTCTCGCGCTAGCCGGGACGACGGTCGTACTCGTGGCCCTGTCGCAGTGGTTCTACCGGTGGAGCGTCAACCGCGCGTGGCGAAACGGGCGGATCGAGGAAACGACCGGGATGTGA
- a CDS encoding glycosyltransferase family 87 protein, with translation MVMFAIANAVLSVFPIVSQFRGIARDDQVKILYGIDPANPPDFPGQPLAKFEAKWSRGGSKDYPLWYERGGYVLDGLPLYPTKPDNPFPFLYPPFAALLLAIPSSLGPYGCVLFLVVVNILSWTACVWLASRLAAGDGPVDVTTVLVPSTLWALFVYDMFHVGQPNLMLLGLVLGGLACLRSGREIAGGALFATAAAIKAFPVVIICYLLWRRYWTAAASMLVGTVVLLVLVPAPFRGFERNLDELQLWASRMIPRTDAEGLGQRAAQAQAWKNQSLFSVGHRFLRPVDADGDAVREKLPDGTYAPHTPLYVNFLDLSPTAAGVVIMFVAAAIGLGFILIMPAYHRRTPTSDSAEWGVLITLMVLASPIAYYYYFVWLLYPVTVLVHRAVVDPARAVRRGTWAILAVSVVLFAIMIFTMEVPHYIQAYGNYLWASFLMIGGLVWHMRRTAKPVDGSVPLDSRFQPVRDYTG, from the coding sequence ATGGTGATGTTCGCCATCGCGAACGCGGTGCTGTCCGTCTTTCCCATCGTTTCCCAGTTCCGCGGTATTGCGAGAGACGACCAGGTCAAAATCTTGTACGGCATTGATCCCGCAAATCCTCCCGACTTCCCCGGCCAACCGCTGGCCAAATTCGAGGCCAAGTGGTCGCGGGGCGGCAGCAAGGACTACCCGCTCTGGTACGAGCGCGGCGGGTACGTACTCGACGGCTTGCCCCTCTACCCGACCAAGCCGGACAACCCGTTTCCGTTCCTGTATCCGCCGTTCGCCGCCCTGCTGCTGGCGATCCCCAGCAGTCTCGGGCCATACGGGTGCGTTCTCTTCCTGGTGGTCGTCAACATCCTGAGTTGGACCGCGTGCGTCTGGCTGGCGTCACGCCTCGCGGCCGGCGACGGCCCGGTCGACGTGACGACTGTGCTCGTGCCGTCGACCCTGTGGGCGCTGTTCGTTTACGACATGTTCCATGTCGGGCAGCCGAACCTGATGCTGCTCGGGTTGGTGCTGGGCGGACTGGCGTGCTTGCGGAGCGGCCGCGAGATCGCGGGCGGCGCCCTGTTCGCGACCGCGGCGGCCATCAAGGCGTTCCCGGTCGTCATCATTTGCTACCTCTTGTGGCGGCGGTACTGGACGGCCGCCGCGTCGATGCTGGTGGGCACGGTCGTGTTGTTGGTCCTCGTCCCGGCGCCGTTCCGCGGGTTCGAGCGGAACCTGGACGAACTCCAGTTGTGGGCGTCGCGGATGATCCCGCGGACGGACGCGGAAGGACTCGGCCAGCGGGCCGCGCAGGCCCAGGCGTGGAAGAACCAGTCGCTCTTCTCGGTCGGGCACCGGTTCCTGCGGCCGGTCGACGCGGACGGGGACGCCGTCCGGGAGAAACTGCCGGACGGGACGTACGCCCCGCACACGCCCTTGTACGTCAACTTCCTCGATCTCAGCCCGACGGCGGCCGGGGTCGTCATAATGTTCGTCGCCGCGGCGATCGGGTTGGGATTTATCCTGATCATGCCGGCGTACCACCGGCGGACGCCCACGTCGGATTCGGCCGAGTGGGGCGTACTCATCACGCTGATGGTCCTGGCGTCGCCGATCGCCTACTACTACTACTTCGTGTGGCTCCTTTACCCGGTCACCGTGTTGGTCCACCGGGCGGTCGTCGACCCCGCCCGCGCCGTCCGCCGGGGGACGTGGGCGATCCTGGCCGTCTCGGTCGTCTTGTTCGCGATCATGATCTTCACGATGGAAGTACCCCACTACATCCAGGCCTACGGCAACTACCTCTGGGCGTCCTTCCTCATGATCGGCGGGCTGGTCTGGCACATGAGACGGACTGCAAAACCGGTTGACGGTTCGGTCCCGTTGGACTCCCGGTTTCAGCCGGTTCGAGACTACACCGGCTAA